TCATGACTCTCCAACATaaagtcttcttcagcaagcgGCCGAGTGCCACCAGAACTGGCCCTGCAGGCGCTGATGATCTTAAATGGGTCCCCACGAGCTCTACGCTTATCTACGGCGAAAATGATGCTGTGCTCGTCGATACTCAGCTGACGGTCCAAGCCGCGGAAGAGTTGGCCAACTGGGTTGTTGATAGTGGGAAAAACCTAGTAGCCATTTATATCACTCATGCGCACGGCGATCACCATTTCGGCAGTTCGACTCTGTTAAAACAGTTTCCCAGCGCGAAGGTTCTGGCGATACCAGAGGTTGCGTCCAGGATGGAGAACGAGCACTCGCCAGAGAGATTGCAGAGTGTGTGGGAAAAACTATTCCCTGGACAGATCACAAACTCGTTCACGTCCGctgaagctcttccagcgGATGAATTTGAgctggaaaatgaaaagCTGGTGGTAGTGCGACTGGGCCACA
This window of the Aspergillus oryzae RIB40 DNA, chromosome 8 genome carries:
- a CDS encoding MBL fold metallo-hydrolase (Zn-dependent hydrolases, including glyoxylases), whose amino-acid sequence is MTLQHKVFFSKRPSATRTGPAGADDLKWVPTSSTLIYGENDAVLVDTQLTVQAAEELANWVVDSGKNLVAIYITHAHGDHHFGSSTLLKQFPSAKVLAIPEVASRMENEHSPERLQSVWEKLFPGQITNSFTSAEALPADEFELENEKLVVVRLGHTDCDDTTALWVPSIGLLVAGDAVYGNTHPYMGESGTIESRLAWIVALDKLAALNPKVVIGGHSDPNGSFGPDAITETKTYFETFNQVVAESMTAEEVYLRMMKLYPSRLNPGSLWSGAALSKGK